One Lycium barbarum isolate Lr01 chromosome 5, ASM1917538v2, whole genome shotgun sequence genomic window carries:
- the LOC132639882 gene encoding GTP-binding protein YPTM2-like gives MAFLCDYLNMFTSLEFEGHSIARIIVVYDVTDQESFNNVKQWLSEIDRYASDNVNKLLVGNKCDLTAQKVVSTETAQAFADEIGIPFMETSAKSVTNVEQTFMAMAASIKNRMASQPARAVVVHLERTKLCCLDDDSDVELW, from the exons ATGGCGTTCTTGTGTGACTATCTCAATATGTTTACTAGTTTAGAATTTGAAGGTCACTCAATTGCACG AATAATTGTGGTTTATGATGTAACCGACCAAGAGAGCTTCAACAATGTCAAGCAATGGTTGAGTGAAATAGACCGATATGCAAGTGATAATGTGAACAAACTTCTTGTTGGAAATAAGTGTGATCTCACAGCACAGAAGGTAGTTTCCACAGAGACAGCTCAGGCTTTTGCTGATGAAATTGGCATACCTTTCATGGAAACAAGTGCAAAAAGTGTCACTAATGTAGAACAGACTTTCATGGCTATGGCTGCTTCAATCAAGAACAGAATGGCAAGCCAACCGGCAAGAGCGGTTGTTGTTCATCTTGAAAGGACGAAGCTCTGTTGCCTTGATGATGATTCTGATGTGGAGCTGTGGTGA